Genomic segment of Dromiciops gliroides isolate mDroGli1 chromosome 3, mDroGli1.pri, whole genome shotgun sequence:
aaacattaagcacctactctgttccAGACACTGCTAAACACTAGAaacacaaagaatggcaaaagataagccttgctctcaaggagttcagtctaatggggaacaCAACATGTAAACAATCATCTATCAACCCAAtgtattcaggataaattggagctaaCGAAGACAGGGAAGGCCCTATGGGTGAGGAAGACAGGAGGAGACTTACtgtaaaaggaagaatttaggtgggacttaaaggaagccagagcaagcatgagggacagccagagagaacatGGAGCCAGGATATGTTGCTggtcaagaaacaaagaaacctgATTATCATACATGTGGAGGggaaataaggtgaaagaagcCTGGGAAAATAGTAGAGGGGCTGATGATAAAAGGGCTTTAAGagccaagcagaggatttcaTATTAGATCCAGTTAATTGGGAGGCAATAGGAAGTGTTTTATTGAGGGggcagtgacatgatcagaagtGTCTTGTAGTAGATGAATTAGACATCTAGGTGAGGAATTAAGTGGATtggtgagagacttgaagcagtgAAACCAatgagaagtcttttttttttttaataacatcatTTTATGACTAATCATGATGGTTGGGAATCACTGCACAATGAAATATATTAAGGCCTCAAATATCTTCTTGTTGTtccaggagaaaaataaatggcaaacaaaTCTTGGCAATTCTTTACTGCATAAGGtgccaataaattttttttatatgaatattttattattttccagttaaatttagagatagtttttataagatttctagtttcaaattttcctccctccccaagacagcaagtgatctaatatatattatatatgtacaatcacattaaacatatttctgtattagtcatgatATGATAGAAGAAtctgagcaaaagaaaaaacctcaaaaaagaaaaacaagaacaacaaaacccagtagaaatagtaaggttcaatctgcatatatttcacagtttttcttttttctggctttggagaacattttccatcatgagtcctttggtactatcttggaacattgtattgctgagaagaatcaaatatcacagttgatccaaacataatgttgatgatactgtatacagtgttctcctggttctgctcatctcactcatcatcagttcatgcaaatccttccaggtttctctgaaataccCCTCCTcctcgtttcttacaacacaatagtattccttccattccattcatataccacaatttgttcaaccattccccaattgatgggcaacccctcaatttccaattccttgccaccacagagcagctataaatatttttgtacttgtgggtccttttcccttttccatgatctccctggggaaaagacctaatacttgtattactgggtcaaatgggcatagttccagctctactataaagcagaagtcatcaagactatttggtactggctaagaaatagagtggaggatcaatggtataggttaggcacaggagacacagtagtaaatgactttagtaatgtactattaaacccaaagactccagcttctgggctaggacctcattatttgacaaaaactgctgggaaaagtggtaaatagtatggcagaaactaggcatagaccaatgtcttagaccttatactaaaataaggtcaaaatgggtacatgatttagacataaaaggtgataccataggtaaattaggagaggaaggaatagtttacttctcagatctttggaaaggagaacagttgaTGACCAAATAAGACatagagaatactatgaaatgcaaaatggatgactctGACTACATTAAAGAGTTTTTGCACAAATggaagaaatgcatccaaaatttgaagggacagaaagctgggaaaaaaattttaaacccaggacttctgataaattttaataaactttttaattttaaagttttgagattcaaattctctccctccctccctccctgcctcccttacCTATGCCTTCCCAGAGGCAGAAGGCTATCAGATACATGGTATACAAAACatgttatataaaacattatagtattagttattttacataaaaaaacaaaagaaaaaaatgaaagaaaccaaaaaataTCATGTTTTAGTGTGTGTTCAATATCAGCTCTATCTTTGGGAAtagagagtatgcttcatcattagtcttttgggattctcttggatgactgtattgctgaaaatagttaagtcattcacagctcttcatcaaacaacatcaatgtcactgtgcacagtgttctggttctcctTCATCTCTTCATCATAATAAAGACTTTCTGAATCTATCTTGCTTGTGATTCCTTATAGCATTACAAGCatctaccacagcttgtttagccattccccaattgatggggactTTGattttcttagccaccacaaaaagagctattgtaaatatttttgtacaagtaggtctgtCTCCCTTTTTTGGGATGTGTTGGAATATAACTGTAGCAGTGGTactgttggatcaaagggtatgcacagtttcataatCCTTTGGACTTAcctccaaattattctccagaatggttggatcagttcacaattccacccaGAGTTTATTAGTTTCCCATTAGTGTGAGATGCTAcccctgagttgttttaatttatattttcctgaTCCATAATATGTAGCTATTCTTTTCCAGTGATCTACTACTCTGTTTCTTTGCCAGTCCATATTGTTTTGCAGTAAATAATTTTTAGCTAAAACACCTTGGACTTCATCATCATGAACCTCCAAAGAGTTCTTGAACCACTAAATGGGATGTAGTACCAGAGGACCGTTAGAAAATCCTGCTGTTAATTTCCTAATAGAAAGAAGTTGGATTCAAGATACAATTTGAAATATAATATAGATAAGGAATTGGAATGAATACTTAGTGTATGAGCAGGAAGTGGCATGATATCTTTGGATCAGAacagaaaataagaaaagttGCATATAATactgaaaataattaaatgataattaaaaaaaaagtaaacctatATCTGAACATGTGAAATTTAGCAAGAATCATCATATTACAGGGTATCTAACTCTATCACTACAAAATAGCAGGAAGATTACTTGAGATTCACAAAATTATATTCACAGTGGGTATTTTAAGAAAGGATAGAAATTGTAATGGATAGggaacagctaggaggcacagtagatagagcagcagacttggagtcaggaggacctgagttcaaatccaccctcagacaatcgacacttactagttgtgtgaacctgggcaactcacttaaccctcattgccgcacaaaaaaaagaaagaaacaagcgcTTGTAATATACAGTAATCAGGACAGAGCCTCCTCAGTGACATGGTCTGAGTTCTAGGGTCAGTTGCACATATGCTAAAATGGTTACTCAGACATGTTGAGCTCATGGCCAAAGTTGTAAAAGGCAAAAAGAATACTAGGCTTGCCAGCGTAACTGCTTTGTTCTGAGGATTCGATGTTATTGTATGTTACGCTCTTCCTAAAAAAAGCCATCTTGGGGATAGAGTGAAGATGTCACAAAGAAGCCAGGATGATGCCTTAACTCACCCCAGTTTcactcagaaacaacattaattAAGTCAAACGTCTAAAATGTCCTGAATGAAAAGAATCTATAAAAAGATGGAATGCAATAATTATCCATCCTTAGATAACTTAGAAGGAAAAGTCAGGAAAGTCAAGTAGAGGAAGTGTCTGGCCAAGCCAGGaggaggctcttagccacagcacagcaACCAAGGTTCAAcaatcctggctcagcaggcctGGGGCACCACAGAACTCCAGCCCCAGCACAGTGGACCAACTACCAGCCCTGGAAATCCAGCACAACAATTGTGGCTAGGGTGGGTCATCCTAGAACAGAAGAAAAGCTGCCAGCCCCAGAAGCCCCagtgcagaaagccagtgaccactATTCCAAATAGCATGGGACAGGGCCTGCCATCCCCCAAGCGCATGGCTCCACTTTGTTAAAAATGAGTCAAAAAATCCAAAAAGAaccctgattatagaaatctcCTATGGCAAAAGGAAAGATCAAAACCCCAAATCAGAAGAGGATAACTGTCAAAAATGCTGACGTGTGAAGCCTCAAAGAGGaagttgaattggtctcaagcccaaaAAGTCCTCTTGGAAAAGGTCAAAgaggaatttaaaaattaaaagagatgaagaaGCAAAATTGGGAATGGAAATGAGTTATGCAGgggaattacaaaaaaaaaaaagaggcaattgcttggaaaaggaagcacaacaaTTGCGTGAAGAAAACGATTCCTTTAAAAGTAGAAATGGCCATAGGTAAAAGGAGAGggacaaaagctaactgaagaaaataaatccacataaatcatcagcatttctatacatgaccaacaaagcccagtagcaagagttagaaagagaaattccatttaaagtaatggtagacaatataaaatacttgggagtctacttgccaagacaaacccaggaactctatgaacacaattataaaacacttcacacaaatcaaatcagatctaaataattggaaaagtatcaattgctcatggataggccaagctaatatcataaaaatgacaattctatctaaattaatttacttattcagtgccataccaatgagactacctaaaatttactttatagagctagaaaaaataatgacaaaattcatctggaaaaacaaaaggtcaagaatatcaaaggaaataatgaaaaaaaaatgcacaggaaggtgggctagctgtaccaaatctgaagctttactataaagcagcagtcactaaaactggtactggctaagaaacagagtggaggatcaatggaataagttaggcacaggagatacagtagtaaatgactttagtaatgtactgtttgataaatccaaagactccagcttctgggataggaactcagtatttgacaaaaattgctgagaaaactggaagatagtatggcagaaattaggcatagaccaacatcttataccttatactaaaataaggtcaaaatgggtacatttcttttttttttctttctttcttttttttttgcagggcaatgggggttaagtgacttgcccagggtcacacagctagtaagtgtcaagtgtctgaggttggatttgaactcaggtactcctgaatccagggctggtgctttatccactgcgccacctagccgccctggtaCATTTCTTAAGAATTAGATTTTAGCACGTAGAAGGACTCTATGTGACATCAAGAATCAGTCAGATAAAATCAAatgtatgaaaaaatagaagaaaatgtaaaataccttgtTGGataaataactgacctggaaaatagacctaggagagataatttaagaatgtgTGGataacctgaaagccatgaacagaAAAAGAGCCTGCACAGCATTTTTAAagacattatcaaggaaaactaccatGATgacctagaaccagagggtaaaatctTCATTGAAAGGATCACCTTATCACCTTCTGAAGGAGATTTGAAAATGAAAtctccaaggaatattttagtcaaattccagaactatgaAGTAGAAAATAATGCAGTCAGCCAGAATGAACCAATTTTATACCAATTAGCTATAGTCAGTATTACCATGGACTTAAGAACTTTTACATTAAAGAATCAAAGGGAAACATAGGTGAAGTTGTCCtaataaattccttttataacacagACATGGTGCTGATTCCTAAATGAAGAAGggccaaaacagaaagaaaattgtagaccagTTTCAccaatgaatattaatgcaaaattataaaataaaatattagcaaagcgATTAGGGAAATATGTCACAAAAATCACACACTATAACCAGGTAGGATTTGTATCAGGAATGCATGGCTGTTTcaattttaggaaaatgattaGCATAgttgatcatatatatataagaaaaacaacaaaaagcatatgattatatcaatagatgcagaaaaaagtaAGTAATTTATCTAAAACCTTAAATGAGCATTATCAGCAAAGGGGATCAGCTAGTCATGATGCCAATAAGATAAGGAGTGAAACAAGTATGTCCATGATCACCACTCTTATCCAATATCACATTAGAAACGTTAGCTTTAAcagtaagagaaggaaaaaaaaatgcaggaatCAGATTAggtaataaagaaacaaaactatcactcttatCAGATGATATAATAGTATACTAAAATAATCAACTTTAGCAGAGtcacagtatataaaataaacctaaatACATCATTTCTGTATAGTAGCAAGAAAGGTCAACAGTAAGAGAAAGATAGACTCTGAAATAACAAGACAGGTTTTTTTTGgcctgttttggtttttattcccatttgtcccatttgttgtgatttttttttaaataacaggactaatgtagaaatatttttaatgcaattgtacatatatatctctctctatatagatatatataaatgtatcacattgctttctatattgggaagggaggagtgaagagagggaggaagaaaattttggaattcgaagtcttataaaaacaaatttgaaaactacatgtaactTGAAGAAAAAACAACTATTAAGTTTTGTCAAAcattatagatatagatttttttatggttccaaataattggaaactgaggcaatgaccatcaattggggaatagctgaaaaagTTGTGTCACAGGAATgcaattgtgctatatgaaatgacaagcagacagatttcagaaaaacctggaaagacttagatgaactgatactgagtgaaatgagcaaaacattGTACAccataatagcaacattgtgcaatgatcatctatctatgaaagatttagctcttctcactaatacaatgatccaagacatttccaaaggactattgatggaaaatgctatccacatccagagaaagaacaatggagtctgaaACAAgattgaggcatgctattttcacattttttctgcttttcctttttcatgttgtgggtgagattttccccaccccttaaataTAAGTATTTAACAGTAGTACTAATCAGTTTATGGACTACAAACTGTGATTTAAAAGATTTAGatgttctttaaaagaaaatgattatgAAGTAACTAAGATAGATATTGAAAGGAGTTAAGGCAAATGCTACCTTGCCTACTCCACAAGCTTAACCAAAGGTACAACTACCCGacttccaattgtggttaggtctagccaccaatcagcttaaagatcAAATACTTAAAATAGTACCTTCTGAGGTATAAGGGAACAATGAGAGCTGGAGAAAAGTTGGAAAGCCAAGCTTAACCAATATGGTGGAAAGTCTTAATAGCtgagaaaaaagtcagagaaatatAGGCCAGAGAGGACACATCCAAGATGGCAAAGATGCAATCCAGGATCTGGTTTCATATATTATGAGCCTGTTACTTAGTAACAGTgttatttttaaacaatatatAGAATTGCAAATGACTATGCTAATATTTGATGGTTTCTTTCTCCCTATTCAATACTTACTGTATTTGTACCTCTTGGGTTATGATAAATAGTGACAGGagtcattgtgtataaatatCCCTGAATCCTGAagcttggggtctttgggtcctagaactgagaccagctttattgtaagaaaggatccctctctcaataaacctattttcttttccctttctttgtctaaCACTGCAACTTTGAAATTTTCACTACAGTGGTATTTTCCTCTTGACcagttttttctttcacaacatgaacaaTGTGGAAATGTATATACAAGCCTTCACGCGTATAagctatattagattgcttgccatTTTCACAAGGGGGaagtaaaaagagagaggggaaaaaattgaaactcaacaTTCTATGGGAAATAAACTACCTTTAcctgtaattggagaaaaaaaattactatttacaaaataaaataagccatCTTGCAGGTGTTTCCAAAGATTCATTCCAcctactttaaattaaaaattcttcattttgacTGGGGAAATAGAATATGAACAAGTTTACATGACAAAAGAACATATATTCAGGTGTATGTATCTTTCTGTTAATACATAATTGTTCTCTTCAGGTGGAGAGACCAGGTTGGAAGTGAAGAAGATGGCTTCAAAGGTGAACATTTCTGTGGAAGAATTTGTCCAAATTAGATTTGAGAGTGATGATGGTGCCTGTAAGTTCAATTTGAAAGAAATCTGTGACTCTGATACCAAGGTGGGTAAGAGTATCTGTGAGTCTGGTGAAATTGAAAAGGCACTCAGAGAGTCTTCAGTCTTTAATAACCGCAAGAGAATGACTTCATGGAATGAATATTTTCAAGACAGTGAAGACAATAAATGGTTTCCTAAACAACTAGAGCCTTTTAAGACCCAGGAGAAGTCTCTTCAAATGCAAATGTACACTGGTAATCATCTGGAAATGgctttgaatttgaattctaatCTCATTAGACATCAGACAAGTGACAAAAGTGGGAAGGCCTTCAGTCTGAACTCTAAGTTCATTACTCTTCAGAAAATTCACATTAGAAGGGAGCCTGTTGAATACATTGAATGGAAAGCAACGTCATCTCATCAATCACATCTTCCTTGCCATGCTAGATTTTATGATGGAATGAGAAGACATGCAGTTCATTGTTGTGGAAAGGCCTTTGGTTGGAACTCAGATTGTATTAGGTATCAGAACATTCACACtggaaaaaagtttaataaatgtaatcagtgtggaaaggctttcacagggGAATCCCATCTTgtccatcagagaatccatactggagagaagccttataaatgtaatcagtgtggaaaggctttcacaaagAGTTCCAATCTTAGTAAGCACAAGAGAatacacactggagagaaaccttatcaatgtaatcaatgtggaaagactttcacagtgAGCTCCAATCTTGCTTCACATCAGAGAatacacactggagagaaaccttatgaatgttatcaatgtggaaaggctttcacaaagAGGTACAATCTTGATAAACACAAGAAAatacacactggagagaaaccttatcaaTGTAATcactgtggaaagactttcacattgAGCTACAATCTTGTtgagcatcagagaatccacactggagagaaaccttatgaatgttatCAGTGTGGAAAAACTTTCTCACAGAGGTCTAGTCttgttgcacatcagagaatccacactggacagaaaccttatgaatgttatCAGTGTGAAAAAGCTTTCTCACAGAGGTCtggtcttgctgcacatcagagaatccacaatggagagaaaccttatgaatgttatcagtgtggaaaggctttcacagaaAGATCCAGTCTTGCTAAGCatgagagaatccacactggagagaaaccttatgaatgtaatcagtgtggaaagaggTTTAGATGTAGCTCCAGTCTTGCttcacatcagagaatccacactggagagaaaccttatgaatgtgatcagtgtggaaaggctttcacaaagAGGTACAATCTTGATAAACACAAGAGAatacacactggagagaaaccttatcaaTGTAATcactgtggaaagactttcacattgACCTACAACCttgctgaacatcagagaatccacactggacagaaaccttatgaatgttatcagtgtggaaaggctttcacagtgagctccaatcttcttacacatcagagaatccacactggagaaatCTTAGGAATATAAGAAATGTGGTAAAAACCTTCAGGCAATATTCATATTATATAGAAATCTTATCACTGTTATGAATTAGAAAATGCATTCATTTGTAATTTTGAGCTTGCTCAAAGTTAGGgaattcaattctattttttttctcatttagaattcccctcttcccccaattacatgtaaaaactattttatagtccttttaaaaactttgtgttttatATGCCCAAAGGTCTACAGGACTCCTCATAACCTTTGACTCTGTAATACCACTTGGTGGTGACATAGGTATTGCAGTGGCATTCAGTGCCATTGGGGAAGTCCCAGTATTCCTTCACCAGCACAGATGCCATAATCACCCCTTATCCCACCCCAAGGGCAGCTACTCTAAGTCCTTGGAGAGAGAGGCATGTGCTGATGTCCATTTGCAgcgtggggaagggagggggcaggaagtCGAACCATAGGTCTTTAACCCATAAATAGCTTTCAGGGCATCACAAAAGTACTTTGTGTTGTTCCTATCAGCATAAAACTATCATCTGCcctcttactgagccaagaatacTGCATCTTTCTAAGCTTCACTTGTACTTCACTTTCGATTGAGCTAAATGGGGCCTTCTTATGGATGGACAAACTATCCTGCCCTTGAAACTTCAGGAGTTGCCATTTTTcctttagcagcttctgaatttccccatcattttcatcaaaccagtctTGAAATTTGTGAGTATTCTGACCCAGATGAGcaaatgcagtgctgtacaccaATTCTCTGATAGCTactcactccttttctgctccactgttgccaagtGTGTTGGCTCAACTTTCTCTCTAAGTTAGCAACAATCTCTTCCCACTCAGAGACAGGACATTTAGCCTTCTGGGAATCATCCTGCCTTGGGGCTGCCACTTCTATTGAACACCAACATTTAGCTTGGGGAGGATAAAACTGTGATCAGTCAAGCAGTCTGGCCCACACATTGCCTTCATTACTCTCATGTCATGTCTCTTCTCTTTACAATCACACAATCTACTAAATGCCAGTGTTTGCTTTGATGGTACATCCAcaatgttttattgcatttaggtaaagagaaagcaatattgCTGATGAGAAGGTCTGGAGATGCAGGAGTCTTCACTATGAAGTtgccattgctgttgctgtttccattCCCCCAAAATATCCCCTGCCATGGCTGGTAGCCTTAGCCTCTTCTAACATTTTCCCAGAATTAAAAGCTGGTCCTCTTGTGGCACATTGATGAGAAGATTCTCCAGGTCTTCATAGTTGTTTGTCATGGTGGCAGCATGGGCACTGATGATGTTGGATAGTATTTTCCTGGAAGAGTCAATCCCATTGTCATGAGGCTGTCATTCACTCTTTAGATAGGAATACAGTCTTGCTGACTAGATAAGTTGTGACTGTAAAACATATGCCAGATTCACTCTGCTCCTCTTCACTGAAGCCACTCCAGGAAAAACATC
This window contains:
- the LOC122748426 gene encoding zinc finger protein 883-like; its protein translation is MSHLVHQSLSAKPPLAPRSCIMHSSHSPVKYFSTRTNQKNAKAMDQRPLVHLNFPELVTFKDVAVDFTQEEWRILDHSQRELYKEVMLENVQNLLFVGLPVSREDVSSPFQRGESPGMVEHKGPRISCPGGETRLEVKKMASKVNISVEEFVQIRFESDDGACKFNLKEICDSDTKVGKSICESGEIEKALRESSVFNNRKRMTSWNEYFQDSEDNKWFPKQLEPFKTQEKSLQMQMYTGNHLEMALNLNSNLIRHQTSDKSGKAFSLNSKFITLQKIHIRREPVEYIEWKATSSHQSHLPCHARFYDGMRRHAVHCCGKAFGWNSDCIRYQNIHTGKKFNKCNQCGKAFTGESHLVHQRIHTGEKPYKCNQCGKAFTKSSNLSKHKRIHTGEKPYQCNQCGKTFTVSSNLASHQRIHTGEKPYECYQCGKAFTKRYNLDKHKKIHTGEKPYQCNHCGKTFTLSYNLVEHQRIHTGEKPYECYQCGKTFSQRSSLVAHQRIHTGQKPYECYQCEKAFSQRSGLAAHQRIHNGEKPYECYQCGKAFTERSSLAKHERIHTGEKPYECNQCGKRFRCSSSLASHQRIHTGEKPYECDQCGKAFTKRYNLDKHKRIHTGEKPYQCNHCGKTFTLTYNLAEHQRIHTGQKPYECYQCGKAFTVSSNLLTHQRIHTGEILGI